The proteins below come from a single Cannabis sativa cultivar Pink pepper isolate KNU-18-1 chromosome 3, ASM2916894v1, whole genome shotgun sequence genomic window:
- the LOC115711422 gene encoding small polypeptide DEVIL 16-like yields the protein MAPGKESNTSSSSSNNSNSYQCEPCKSFGQKCSHLVKKQRAKFYILRRCIAMLVCWRDRGDH from the coding sequence atggcaCCTGGAAAAGAAAGTAATAcgagcagcagcagcagcaacaacagtaATAGTTATCAATGTGAGCCGTGCAAATCGTTTGGTCAAAAGTGCAGCCATCTTGTGAAGAAGCAGAGAGCCAAATTCTATATCCTCAGGCGTTGTATAGCTATGCTTGTCTGCTGGCGTGACCGTGGAGAccattaa